In the Pseudomonas sp. ADAK2 genome, one interval contains:
- a CDS encoding ABC transporter permease subunit produces MFSFIARRLGLLIPTFFGITLLTFALIRMIPGDPVEVMMGERRVDPEMHAQAMERLGLNKPLYAQYLDYIGKLAHGDLGESLRTRESVWTEFSSLFPATLELSMAALLFAGILGLLAGVIAALKRGSLFDHGVMGISLAGYSMPIFWWGLILIMFFSVSLGWTPVSGRIDLLYDIEPRTGFMLIDTLLADDVGAFFDALHHLILPAIVLGTIPLAVIARMTRSSMLEVLREDYIRTARAKGLSPARVVFVHGLRNALIPVLTVVGLQVGTLLAGAVLTETIFSWPGIGKWLIEAIGARDYPVVQNGILLIACLVILVNFVVDILYGFANPRIRHQR; encoded by the coding sequence ATGTTTAGTTTTATTGCCCGCCGACTGGGGTTGTTGATCCCCACGTTTTTCGGCATCACCCTGCTGACTTTCGCGTTGATTCGCATGATTCCGGGCGACCCCGTGGAAGTAATGATGGGCGAACGTCGGGTCGACCCCGAAATGCACGCCCAGGCAATGGAACGCCTTGGTCTGAACAAACCCCTGTATGCCCAATACCTGGATTACATCGGCAAGTTGGCCCACGGCGACCTTGGCGAATCCCTGCGTACCCGTGAAAGTGTCTGGACCGAGTTCAGCTCTCTATTCCCTGCGACCCTGGAACTGTCCATGGCCGCGCTGTTGTTCGCCGGCATCCTGGGCCTCCTGGCCGGGGTGATCGCGGCACTCAAGCGAGGATCCCTGTTCGACCATGGGGTAATGGGCATCTCCCTGGCGGGATATTCGATGCCGATCTTCTGGTGGGGCCTGATCCTGATCATGTTCTTCTCGGTGTCCCTCGGCTGGACCCCGGTGTCCGGGCGGATCGACCTGCTCTATGACATCGAGCCACGCACCGGCTTCATGCTCATCGACACCTTGCTCGCCGATGACGTGGGCGCCTTCTTCGATGCCCTGCATCACCTGATTCTGCCGGCCATCGTGCTCGGCACCATCCCGCTGGCGGTAATTGCGCGGATGACCCGTTCGTCGATGCTCGAAGTGCTGCGTGAAGACTACATCCGTACCGCCCGCGCCAAAGGCCTGTCGCCGGCGCGCGTGGTGTTCGTGCACGGCCTGCGCAACGCGCTGATTCCGGTATTGACCGTGGTCGGCCTGCAAGTCGGCACGCTGTTGGCCGGTGCGGTCCTGACCGAAACCATCTTCTCCTGGCCCGGCATCGGCAAATGGCTGATCGAAGCCATTGGCGCACGGGACTATCCCGTGGTGCAGAACGGCATCCTGTTAATCGCCTGCCTGGTGATTCTGGTCAACTTCGTAGTCGACATCCTCTACGGCTTTGCCAACCCACGCATTCGCCATCAGCGCTGA
- a CDS encoding ABC transporter permease subunit: protein MTTSIPAVAVDQSLLYPSPYKEFWQAFSKNKGAVAGLMFMLLVIFCAIFAPWVAPHNPSEQYRDFLLTPPSWLEGGQIQFLLGTDELGRDLLSRLINGSRLSLLIGLSSVVMSLIPGILLGLFAGFFPRVLGPTIMRLMDIMLALPSLLLAVAIVAILGPGLINTIIAIAVVSLPSYVRLTRAAVMGELNRDYVTAARLAGAGLPRLMFVTVLPNCMAPLIVQATLSFSSAILDAAALGFLGLGVQPPTPEWGTMLASARDYIERAWWVVSLPGLTILLSVLAINLMGDGLRDALDPKLKNAA from the coding sequence ATGACCACTTCAATTCCAGCGGTAGCAGTCGATCAAAGCCTGCTGTACCCGTCTCCGTACAAAGAATTCTGGCAAGCGTTTTCCAAGAACAAAGGCGCCGTTGCCGGCCTGATGTTCATGCTGCTGGTGATTTTCTGCGCGATCTTCGCGCCGTGGGTTGCTCCGCATAACCCGAGCGAGCAATACCGTGATTTCCTGCTGACCCCGCCGTCCTGGCTGGAAGGTGGGCAAATCCAGTTCCTGCTTGGCACCGATGAACTGGGTCGCGACCTGCTGTCGCGGCTGATCAACGGTTCGCGCCTGTCCTTGCTGATCGGTTTGTCGTCGGTGGTGATGTCGCTGATTCCGGGCATCCTGCTGGGTCTGTTCGCCGGGTTCTTCCCGCGCGTGCTCGGCCCGACCATCATGCGCCTGATGGACATCATGCTGGCCCTGCCGTCCCTGCTGCTGGCCGTGGCGATTGTCGCCATCCTCGGCCCTGGCCTGATCAACACCATCATTGCCATCGCCGTGGTTTCGTTGCCGTCCTATGTTCGTCTGACCCGCGCCGCGGTGATGGGCGAACTGAACCGCGACTACGTGACCGCCGCGCGCCTCGCCGGTGCCGGCCTGCCACGCCTGATGTTCGTTACCGTGCTGCCCAACTGCATGGCGCCACTGATCGTTCAAGCGACCTTGAGCTTCTCCTCGGCGATTCTCGATGCCGCGGCCCTGGGCTTCCTCGGCCTTGGCGTACAACCGCCAACCCCTGAGTGGGGCACCATGCTGGCTTCGGCTCGCGACTACATCGAACGCGCCTGGTGGGTGGTAAGCCTGCCTGGCCTGACCATTTTGCTCAGCGTGCTGGCAATCAACTTGATGGGCGACGGCCTGCGCGATGCGCTGGACCCGAAACTCAAGAACGCCGCCTGA
- a CDS encoding ABC transporter ATP-binding protein: MSLLEIKNLNVRFGDKNAVPVVDGLDISVDKGEVLAIVGESGSGKSVTMMALMGLIEHPGIVTADALNFDGKNMLKLSNRQRRQIVGKDLAMVFQDPMTALNPSYTVGFQIEEVLRLHLKMSGKQARKRAIELLEKVEIPGAASRMEAYPHQLSGGMSQRVAIAMAIAGEPKLLIADEPTTALDVTIQAQIMDLLLALQKEQNMGLVLITHDLAVVAETAQRVCVMYAGQAVEVGQVPQLFDIPAHPYSEALLKAIPEHSLGATRLATLPGIVPGRYDRPQGCLLSPRCPYVQDSCRQQRPGLDPKSNSLARCFYPLNQEVA, encoded by the coding sequence ATGTCACTGTTAGAAATCAAGAATCTCAACGTTCGCTTCGGCGACAAGAACGCCGTTCCGGTGGTCGACGGGCTCGACATTTCCGTGGACAAAGGCGAAGTACTGGCCATCGTTGGCGAGTCGGGTTCGGGTAAATCCGTGACCATGATGGCGCTGATGGGCCTGATCGAACACCCGGGGATCGTCACCGCCGACGCGCTGAATTTCGACGGCAAGAACATGCTCAAGCTCAGCAACCGTCAGCGTCGGCAAATCGTCGGCAAAGACCTGGCCATGGTCTTCCAGGACCCGATGACCGCGCTGAACCCGAGCTACACCGTCGGTTTCCAGATCGAAGAAGTGCTGCGCCTGCACCTGAAGATGTCCGGCAAGCAAGCGCGCAAGCGTGCGATCGAACTGTTGGAAAAAGTGGAAATCCCGGGCGCCGCCAGCCGTATGGAGGCCTACCCGCACCAACTGTCCGGCGGTATGAGCCAGCGTGTGGCAATCGCCATGGCGATTGCCGGCGAACCGAAACTGCTGATCGCCGACGAACCGACCACTGCCCTCGACGTGACCATCCAGGCCCAGATCATGGACCTGCTGCTGGCCCTGCAGAAAGAGCAGAACATGGGCCTGGTGCTGATCACTCACGACCTCGCGGTCGTGGCCGAAACCGCCCAACGCGTATGCGTGATGTACGCCGGCCAAGCGGTGGAAGTTGGTCAAGTCCCGCAACTGTTCGACATTCCGGCGCACCCGTACAGCGAAGCGCTGCTCAAGGCGATTCCGGAGCACAGCCTCGGCGCCACGCGCCTGGCCACGCTGCCGGGGATTGTTCCCGGTCGTTATGACCGTCCGCAGGGTTGCCTGCTGTCGCCGCGTTGCCCGTACGTGCAGGACTCCTGCCGCCAGCAACGTCCCGGCCTTGACCCGAAAAGCAACAGCCTCGCCCGCTGCTTCTACCCGCTGAATCAGGAGGTGGCGTAA
- a CDS encoding peptide ABC transporter ATP-binding protein, with protein sequence MAVVLTARDLTRHYEVSRGLFKGHATVRALNGVSFELEAGKTLAVVGESGCGKSTLARALTLIEEPSSGSLKIAGQEVTGADKAQRKQLRKDVQMVFQSPYASLNPRQKVGDQLGEPLLINTNLSAAERREKVQAMMKQVGLRPEHYQRYPHMFSGGQRQRIALARAMMLQPKVLVADEPTSALDVSIQAQVLNLFMDLQQEFNTAYVFISHNLAVVQHVADDVMVMYLGRPVEMGPKNDIYERPLHPYTQALLSATPTIHPDPNKPKIKIVGELPNPLNPPSGCAFHKRCPYATERCSTEEPLLRPLDNRQVACHYAEQFLDGAA encoded by the coding sequence ATGGCCGTCGTACTTACCGCCCGCGACCTGACCCGTCACTACGAGGTGTCCCGTGGCCTGTTCAAGGGCCATGCGACCGTCCGCGCCCTGAACGGTGTGTCGTTCGAACTGGAAGCCGGCAAGACCCTCGCGGTCGTTGGCGAATCGGGTTGCGGCAAATCCACCCTGGCCCGCGCCCTGACGCTGATCGAAGAGCCGTCCTCCGGGTCCTTGAAAATCGCCGGGCAGGAAGTCACCGGCGCCGACAAGGCCCAGCGCAAGCAACTGCGCAAAGACGTGCAGATGGTGTTCCAGAGCCCTTATGCCTCGTTGAACCCACGGCAGAAAGTCGGTGACCAGCTCGGCGAACCGCTGCTGATCAACACCAACCTGTCGGCGGCCGAACGTCGCGAAAAAGTCCAGGCAATGATGAAGCAGGTGGGCTTGCGTCCCGAGCACTACCAGCGTTATCCGCACATGTTCTCCGGCGGTCAGCGCCAGCGGATCGCCCTGGCTCGCGCCATGATGCTGCAACCGAAAGTGCTGGTGGCGGACGAACCGACCTCGGCGCTGGACGTGTCGATCCAGGCGCAGGTGCTGAACCTGTTCATGGATTTGCAGCAAGAGTTCAACACCGCCTACGTGTTCATCTCCCACAACCTGGCAGTCGTCCAGCATGTGGCCGATGACGTGATGGTGATGTACCTCGGTCGCCCGGTGGAAATGGGCCCGAAGAACGACATTTACGAGCGTCCGCTGCACCCGTACACCCAGGCGTTGCTGTCGGCCACCCCGACCATTCACCCGGACCCGAACAAGCCGAAAATCAAGATCGTCGGCGAGTTGCCAAATCCGCTGAATCCGCCGTCCGGCTGCGCGTTCCACAAGCGCTGCCCGTACGCGACCGAGCGTTGCAGCACCGAAGAGCCATTGCTGCGGCCATTGGATAACCGCCAGGTGGCTTGCCACTACGCCGAGCAATTCCTCGACGGCGCGGCATAA
- a CDS encoding peptide chain release factor 3, producing the protein MTKQAAEVAKRRTFAIISHPDAGKTTITEKLLLMGKAIAIAGTVKSRKSDRHATSDWMEMEKQRGISITTSVMQFPYRDHMINLLDTPGHEDFSEDTYRTLTAVDSALMVLDGGKGVEPRTIALMDVCRLRDTPIVSFINKLDRDIRDPIELLDEIEAVLKIKAAPITWPIGCYRDFKGVYHLADDYIIVYTAGHGHERTDVKIIEKLDSDEARAHLGDEYDRFVDQLELVQGACHEFNQQEFLDGQLTPVFFGTALGNFGVDHVLDAVVNWAPKPLARVANERTVEPVEEKFAGFVFKIQANMDPKHRDRIAFMRICSGKYEKGMKMRHVRTGKDVRIGDALTFFSSEREQLEEAFAGDIIGLHNHGTIQIGDTFTEGEVLGFTGIPHFAPELFRRVRLRDPLKSKQLRQGLQQLAEEGATQVFFPERSNDIILGAVGVLQFDVVASRLKEEYKVECSYEPITVYSARWIDCDDKKKLEEFKVKAVENLAIDGGGHLTYLAPTRVNLALMEERWPDVKFRATREHH; encoded by the coding sequence ATGACCAAACAGGCCGCCGAAGTCGCGAAACGCCGCACTTTCGCCATTATTTCCCACCCCGATGCCGGTAAAACCACCATCACCGAGAAGCTCTTGCTGATGGGCAAGGCGATTGCGATTGCGGGCACGGTGAAGTCACGTAAATCCGACCGCCATGCGACGTCCGACTGGATGGAAATGGAAAAGCAGCGTGGTATCTCGATTACCACGTCGGTCATGCAGTTTCCGTACCGCGACCACATGATCAACCTGCTCGACACCCCGGGCCACGAAGACTTCTCCGAAGATACCTACCGCACCCTGACGGCGGTGGACTCGGCCTTGATGGTCCTCGACGGCGGTAAGGGTGTAGAGCCTCGGACCATCGCGCTGATGGACGTCTGCCGTCTGCGTGACACGCCGATCGTCAGCTTCATCAACAAACTCGACCGTGACATCCGCGACCCGATCGAACTGCTCGACGAAATCGAAGCAGTCCTGAAGATCAAGGCAGCGCCGATCACCTGGCCGATCGGTTGCTACCGCGACTTCAAGGGCGTGTATCACCTCGCTGACGACTACATCATCGTGTACACCGCCGGTCACGGCCACGAGCGCACCGATGTGAAAATCATCGAGAAGCTCGACTCCGATGAGGCACGCGCGCACCTCGGTGATGAATACGATCGCTTCGTCGATCAGCTGGAACTGGTGCAGGGCGCCTGTCACGAATTCAATCAACAGGAATTCCTCGACGGCCAACTGACCCCGGTGTTCTTCGGTACCGCACTGGGCAACTTCGGTGTCGATCACGTGCTCGACGCCGTGGTCAACTGGGCGCCGAAACCCCTGGCCCGTGTTGCCAACGAGCGCACCGTGGAACCGGTCGAAGAGAAATTCGCCGGCTTCGTGTTCAAGATCCAGGCGAACATGGACCCGAAACACCGCGACCGCATCGCCTTCATGCGTATCTGCTCCGGCAAATACGAAAAAGGCATGAAGATGCGCCACGTGCGCACCGGCAAGGACGTGCGGATCGGCGATGCGCTGACCTTCTTCTCCTCCGAGCGTGAGCAACTGGAAGAGGCCTTCGCCGGCGACATCATCGGTTTGCACAACCACGGCACCATCCAGATCGGCGACACCTTCACCGAAGGCGAAGTTCTGGGCTTCACCGGCATCCCGCACTTCGCCCCGGAACTGTTCCGCCGCGTACGCCTGCGTGATCCGCTGAAATCCAAGCAACTGCGCCAGGGCCTGCAGCAATTGGCGGAAGAGGGCGCGACCCAGGTGTTCTTCCCTGAGCGCAGCAACGACATCATCCTCGGTGCCGTTGGTGTGCTGCAGTTCGACGTGGTCGCCAGCCGCTTGAAAGAGGAATACAAGGTTGAGTGCTCCTACGAGCCGATCACCGTTTATTCCGCGCGCTGGATCGATTGCGACGATAAGAAGAAGCTTGAAGAGTTCAAGGTCAAGGCTGTGGAAAACCTGGCTATCGATGGCGGTGGTCACCTGACCTACCTGGCCCCGACCCGGGTCAACCTGGCGCTGATGGAAGAGCGCTGGCCGGACGTGAAATTCCGTGCGACCCGTGAACATCACTAA
- a CDS encoding ABC transporter permease, whose protein sequence is MAIRYGKGLIGGAVVVALLALLVHWIGINTIEHYRDDLLFYLQAHLILVLVSMLAALVVGIPAGIFLSRPTMVGRAERFMQIFNIGNTVPPLAVLAIALGILGIGSGPAIFALFLASLLPIVRNTYEGLKNVQGSLKEAAVGIGMTPTQVLWRVELPNAVPIIIGGVRVALAINVGTAPLAFLIGANSLGSLIFPGIALNNQPQLLLGAACTALLALLLDGLVTLASRLWLERGLRPS, encoded by the coding sequence GTGGCTATTCGCTATGGCAAGGGGCTTATAGGAGGTGCGGTTGTCGTCGCACTCCTGGCCCTGCTGGTCCATTGGATTGGCATCAACACGATCGAACATTACCGCGACGATTTGTTGTTTTACCTGCAAGCTCACTTGATCCTCGTCCTTGTTTCCATGCTGGCCGCCCTCGTTGTGGGCATCCCCGCCGGTATCTTCCTCAGCCGCCCGACCATGGTGGGCCGCGCTGAACGCTTCATGCAGATCTTCAACATCGGCAACACTGTGCCGCCTCTCGCCGTACTGGCCATCGCCCTGGGGATTCTGGGCATCGGCAGCGGCCCGGCGATCTTCGCCCTGTTCCTCGCCTCGCTGTTGCCGATCGTGCGCAACACCTATGAAGGCCTGAAAAACGTCCAGGGTTCGCTCAAGGAAGCCGCCGTCGGCATCGGCATGACGCCGACGCAAGTGCTGTGGCGGGTCGAACTGCCGAACGCCGTGCCGATCATCATCGGTGGCGTGCGCGTCGCACTGGCAATCAACGTCGGTACCGCCCCGCTGGCGTTCCTGATTGGCGCCAACAGCCTGGGCAGCCTGATTTTCCCTGGCATCGCCCTGAACAATCAGCCGCAACTGCTGCTCGGCGCGGCTTGTACCGCGCTGCTGGCCTTGCTGCTCGACGGCCTGGTGACACTCGCCAGCCGCCTCTGGCTCGAACGCGGCCTCCGCCCGTCTTAA
- a CDS encoding glycine betaine ABC transporter substrate-binding protein → MKRLSLLLGCILLFAGIAQAADKPVIRIGARVFTEQTLLAEITSQYLRTKGYDTQVTGGLGSNLARSAHESGQLDLMWEYTGVSLVAYNHITDKLDSAQSYAKVKEVDAKKGLVWLTPSKFSNTYALALPEKTAQAYPQINTISELNTVMQAEAKTNHLVALDTEFANRSDGLDGMVDLYGMNLTRKNIRQMDAGLVYTALRNSQVFAGLVYTTDGRLNAFKLKLLEDDKHYFPDYTAAPVVRQVYLDAHPKLAEELKPLAELFDDATMRQLNARVDVDHESPSSVAADFLRQHPIN, encoded by the coding sequence ATGAAAAGACTTAGCTTGCTTTTAGGCTGCATTCTGCTGTTCGCAGGAATTGCTCAAGCCGCTGACAAACCCGTTATCCGCATCGGCGCCCGGGTGTTCACCGAACAAACCCTGCTGGCGGAAATCACTTCCCAATACCTGCGCACCAAGGGTTATGACACCCAAGTAACCGGCGGTCTGGGCAGCAACCTGGCCCGCAGTGCCCACGAAAGTGGTCAGCTGGACTTGATGTGGGAATACACCGGCGTGTCGCTGGTGGCTTACAACCACATCACTGACAAACTCGACAGCGCTCAGTCCTACGCCAAGGTGAAGGAAGTCGACGCGAAAAAAGGCCTGGTCTGGCTCACCCCGTCGAAATTCAGCAACACCTACGCCTTGGCCCTGCCGGAAAAAACCGCGCAGGCCTACCCGCAGATCAACACCATCAGCGAGCTGAACACGGTGATGCAGGCGGAGGCGAAGACCAATCACCTCGTTGCCCTGGACACTGAGTTTGCCAACCGCTCCGACGGTCTGGACGGCATGGTCGACCTCTATGGCATGAACCTGACCCGCAAGAACATCCGGCAGATGGACGCCGGGCTGGTCTACACCGCCCTGCGCAATAGCCAGGTGTTTGCCGGGCTGGTCTACACCACCGACGGTCGCTTGAACGCCTTCAAGCTGAAACTGCTGGAAGACGACAAGCATTACTTCCCGGACTACACCGCCGCCCCGGTAGTGCGTCAGGTCTACCTCGACGCCCACCCGAAACTCGCCGAAGAACTCAAGCCACTGGCCGAACTGTTCGACGACGCCACCATGCGCCAGCTCAACGCGCGGGTTGATGTCGATCACGAAAGCCCTTCATCGGTTGCCGCAGATTTCCTGCGCCAGCACCCGATCAACTGA
- a CDS encoding ABC transporter permease: MEFLNAFSHLDWPLVLHLTWQHITLVGIAVTLAIVVGVPLGVLMTRFPSLAGPLQASATVLLTVPSIALFGLLLPFYSKFGQGLGPMPAITAVFLYSLLPIMRNTYLALTGVEPGIREAARGIGMTFGQRLRMVELPIAVPVILAGVRTAVVMNIGVMTIAATIGAGGLGVLILASISRSDMSMLIVGAVLVSLLAIFADLLLQWLQRTLTPKGLLK, encoded by the coding sequence ATGGAATTTTTGAACGCCTTTTCCCATCTTGACTGGCCGCTGGTCCTGCACCTGACCTGGCAGCACATCACCCTTGTCGGCATTGCCGTAACGCTGGCAATCGTGGTTGGTGTGCCGCTGGGCGTGCTGATGACGCGCTTCCCGTCACTGGCCGGCCCGCTGCAAGCCAGCGCCACGGTGCTGCTGACCGTGCCGTCGATCGCGCTGTTCGGCCTGCTGCTGCCGTTCTACTCCAAGTTCGGCCAGGGCCTGGGCCCGATGCCGGCGATCACCGCGGTGTTTCTGTACTCGCTGCTGCCGATCATGCGTAACACCTACCTGGCGCTGACCGGCGTCGAACCCGGCATTCGCGAAGCCGCCCGTGGCATCGGCATGACCTTCGGCCAGCGCCTGCGCATGGTCGAACTGCCGATCGCCGTGCCGGTGATCCTCGCCGGTGTGCGCACCGCCGTGGTCATGAACATTGGTGTCATGACCATCGCCGCGACCATCGGTGCCGGTGGCCTCGGTGTACTCATTCTCGCTTCCATCAGCCGCAGCGACATGTCGATGCTGATCGTCGGCGCCGTGCTGGTCAGTCTCCTGGCCATCTTCGCCGACCTGCTTCTGCAATGGCTGCAACGCACGCTGACTCCAAAAGGACTGCTCAAATGA
- a CDS encoding osmoprotectant ABC transporter ATP-binding protein OsmV, with protein MIELQNLSKTFQSNGKDVKAVDSVSLTVNEGEICVFLGPSGCGKSTTLKMINRLIKPTSGKILINGEDTTDLDAVTLRRNIGYVIQQIGLFPNMTIEENITIVPRLLGWDKQKCHDRARELMSMIKLEPKQYLNRYPRELSGGQQQRIGVIRALAADAPLLLMDEPFGAVDPINREMIQNEFFEMQRALNKTVIMVSHDIDEAIKLGDKIAIFRAGKLLQIDHPDTLLAHPADDFVSNFVGQDSTLKRLLLVKAEDAADNAPSVSPETPVAEALELMDELDRRYVVVTDGENKALGYVRRRDLHRQTGTCAQYLREFNATAAYDEHLRILLSRMYEFNRSWLPVMDADRVFLGEVTQESIAEYLSSGKSRGGKTSIVSPAETAVA; from the coding sequence ATGATCGAACTTCAAAACCTCAGCAAGACCTTCCAAAGCAACGGCAAAGATGTGAAAGCCGTGGACTCGGTAAGCCTGACCGTCAATGAAGGCGAAATCTGTGTGTTCCTCGGGCCATCGGGCTGCGGCAAAAGCACCACGCTGAAAATGATCAACCGTCTGATCAAGCCGACCTCGGGCAAGATCCTGATCAACGGCGAAGACACCACCGACCTCGACGCCGTAACCCTGCGCCGCAATATCGGTTATGTGATCCAGCAGATCGGTCTGTTCCCGAACATGACCATCGAGGAAAACATCACCATCGTTCCGCGCCTGCTGGGCTGGGACAAACAGAAATGCCACGACCGCGCCCGCGAGTTGATGAGCATGATCAAGCTTGAACCCAAGCAGTACCTGAATCGCTACCCGCGGGAATTGTCCGGCGGTCAGCAGCAGCGAATCGGCGTTATTCGTGCACTGGCGGCGGATGCACCGCTGCTGTTGATGGATGAGCCGTTCGGCGCGGTCGACCCGATCAACCGCGAGATGATCCAGAACGAGTTCTTCGAGATGCAACGGGCGCTGAACAAGACCGTGATCATGGTCAGCCACGACATCGACGAAGCGATCAAGCTCGGCGACAAGATTGCGATCTTCCGCGCTGGCAAGCTGCTGCAGATCGATCACCCGGACACGCTGTTGGCGCACCCGGCGGACGATTTTGTCAGCAACTTCGTCGGCCAGGACAGCACCCTCAAGCGCCTGTTGCTGGTGAAAGCCGAAGACGCGGCAGACAACGCGCCGTCGGTGAGCCCGGAAACGCCGGTAGCTGAAGCCCTGGAGTTGATGGACGAACTGGACCGTCGTTATGTGGTGGTCACCGATGGCGAGAACAAGGCGCTCGGTTATGTACGACGTCGCGACCTGCACCGTCAGACCGGGACTTGCGCTCAGTACCTGCGCGAGTTCAACGCCACCGCGGCGTATGACGAGCATTTGCGCATTCTGCTGTCGCGTATGTACGAGTTCAACCGCTCGTGGTTGCCGGTGATGGACGCTGATCGAGTGTTCCTGGGCGAGGTGACTCAGGAATCGATTGCCGAGTACCTGAGCTCCGGTAAATCCCGTGGCGGCAAGACCAGTATTGTTTCGCCGGCCGAGACGGCTGTCGCCTGA
- a CDS encoding type III PLP-dependent enzyme — protein MSINVEDYFARDTFNKMKAFADKQETPFVVIDTAMISQAYDDLRAGFDFAKVYYAVKANPAVEIIDLLKEKGSNFDIASIYELDKVMNQGVGPDRISYGNTIKKSKDIRYFYEKGVRLYATDSEADLRNIAKAAPGSKVYVRILTEGSTTADWPLSRKFGCQTDMAMDLLILARDLGLVPYGISFHVGSQQRDISVWDAAIAKVKVIFERLKEEDGIHLKLINMGGGFPANYITRTNSLETYAEEIIRFLKEDFGDDLPEIILEPGRSLIANAGILVSEVVLVARKSRTAVERWVYTDVGKFSGLIETMDEAIKFPIWTEKKGEMEEVVIAGPTCDSADIMYENYKYGLPLNLAIGDRLYWLSTGAYTTSYSAIEFNGFPPLKSFYV, from the coding sequence ATGTCGATCAACGTCGAAGACTATTTCGCGCGCGATACCTTCAACAAAATGAAGGCCTTCGCCGACAAACAAGAAACCCCGTTCGTGGTCATCGACACCGCGATGATCAGCCAGGCCTATGACGACCTGCGTGCCGGTTTCGATTTCGCCAAGGTCTACTACGCGGTCAAGGCCAACCCGGCCGTCGAAATCATCGACCTGCTCAAAGAGAAAGGCTCGAACTTCGACATCGCCTCGATCTACGAGCTCGACAAAGTGATGAACCAGGGCGTCGGCCCGGATCGCATCAGCTACGGCAACACCATCAAGAAATCCAAGGACATCCGCTACTTCTACGAGAAGGGCGTGCGTCTGTATGCCACCGACTCCGAAGCCGACCTGCGCAACATCGCCAAGGCTGCGCCGGGTTCGAAAGTCTACGTGCGCATCCTCACCGAAGGCTCGACCACGGCCGACTGGCCGCTGTCGCGCAAATTCGGCTGCCAGACCGACATGGCCATGGACCTGCTGATCCTCGCCCGTGACCTGGGCCTGGTGCCTTACGGCATCTCGTTCCACGTCGGCTCGCAACAGCGCGACATCAGCGTCTGGGACGCGGCGATCGCCAAGGTCAAAGTGATCTTCGAACGCCTGAAAGAAGAAGATGGCATTCACCTGAAGCTGATCAACATGGGCGGCGGCTTCCCGGCCAACTACATCACCCGCACCAACAGCCTGGAAACCTACGCCGAAGAAATCATCCGTTTCCTCAAGGAAGACTTCGGTGACGACCTGCCGGAAATCATCCTGGAACCGGGCCGTTCCCTCATCGCCAACGCCGGCATCCTGGTCAGCGAAGTGGTACTGGTGGCGCGTAAATCCCGTACTGCCGTCGAGCGCTGGGTGTACACGGATGTGGGCAAGTTCTCCGGCCTGATCGAAACCATGGACGAAGCCATCAAGTTTCCGATCTGGACCGAAAAGAAAGGCGAGATGGAAGAAGTGGTCATCGCCGGCCCGACGTGCGACAGCGCCGACATCATGTATGAAAACTACAAGTACGGTTTGCCGCTGAACCTGGCGATTGGTGATCGTTTGTACTGGTTGTCCACCGGTGCCTACACCACCAGTTACAGCGCCATTGAATTCAATGGCTTCCCGCCACTGAAATCGTTCTACGTGTAA